One stretch of Rathayibacter festucae DSM 15932 DNA includes these proteins:
- a CDS encoding ROK family glucokinase, translating to MHAIGIDIGGTKIAGALVDEFGGIVREDRQPTPAGHPELIVDVVVEMVARLREGLPAGDVSAVGVAAAGFIDASQSIVYYAPNINWRNEPFREKLSARIDLPIIIENDANAAGWAEFRYGAGRLVSDMLMLTIGTGVGGAIVINDRLLRGGFGAAAEIGHMRVVPGGLPCGCGARGCIEQYGSGRALQRFAAELADAGGIGQGIADARARNGGELDGGVIAELISAGDLGALAALRQLGHWLGEAAASLSAVLDPQMFVIGGGVAQAGDLLLDPIRQAYLDNLPARGYHPEPEFRIAELVNDAGVVGAADLARLHASSL from the coding sequence GTGCACGCGATCGGTATCGACATCGGCGGCACGAAGATCGCGGGAGCGCTGGTCGACGAGTTCGGCGGCATCGTCCGCGAGGACCGCCAGCCGACGCCCGCCGGTCACCCCGAGCTCATCGTCGACGTCGTCGTGGAGATGGTGGCGCGCCTGCGCGAGGGCCTCCCCGCCGGCGACGTCTCCGCCGTCGGCGTCGCCGCGGCCGGCTTCATCGACGCCTCGCAGTCGATCGTCTACTACGCCCCCAACATCAACTGGCGCAACGAGCCCTTCCGCGAGAAGCTCTCGGCGCGGATCGATCTGCCGATCATCATCGAGAACGACGCCAACGCGGCCGGCTGGGCCGAGTTCCGCTACGGCGCCGGCCGACTGGTGAGCGACATGCTGATGCTCACGATCGGCACCGGCGTCGGCGGCGCGATCGTCATCAATGACCGGCTCCTGCGCGGCGGCTTCGGCGCGGCCGCCGAGATCGGCCACATGCGGGTCGTCCCCGGCGGCCTGCCCTGCGGCTGCGGTGCTCGCGGCTGCATCGAGCAGTACGGCTCCGGCCGCGCACTGCAGCGCTTCGCCGCCGAGCTCGCCGACGCCGGCGGGATCGGCCAGGGCATCGCCGACGCGCGTGCGAGGAACGGCGGCGAGCTCGACGGCGGCGTCATCGCCGAGCTGATCAGCGCCGGAGACCTGGGCGCCCTCGCGGCCCTCCGCCAGCTCGGCCACTGGCTCGGCGAGGCGGCGGCGAGCCTGAGCGCGGTCCTCGACCCGCAGATGTTCGTGATCGGCGGGGGAGTGGCGCAGGCCGGCGACCTCCTGCTCGACCCGATCCGCCAGGCCTACCTCGACAACCTGCCCGCCCGGGGGTACCACCCCGAGCCCGAGTTCCGCATCGCGGAGCTCGTCAACGACGCGGGGGTCGTCGGCGCCGCCGACCTCGCCCGCCTGCACGCGAGCTCGCTGTGA
- a CDS encoding AMP-dependent synthetase/ligase: protein MEQFDSPLVVAPDPQANTTALLLDRVRETPDRALFALPESGGWRDVTAREFLDQVTALAKGLVAAGIEPGDKVGLICKTRYEWTLIDFAVWFAGGVLVPVYETSSPAQVQWNLFDSGARAVIVETADHFARFDEVRPDLPDVRLAWQIGLGDLDKLAARGVDVPDAEIERRRSIATGADIATIIYTSGSTGRPKGCIIRHSNFVELSRNSAVALTELIHQPGASTLLFITTAHVFARFIAILCVHGGVKVGHQADTKQLLPSLGSFKPTFLLAVPRVFEKVYNSAEQKAEAGGKGKIFRRAADVAVAHSIAVEAGSVPLALKLQFLLFDRLVYSKLRTAMGGNVRFAVSGSAPLGDRLGHFFHSLGIKILEGYGLTETTAPATVNRTERFKIGSVGPAMPGCSIRIAADGEIQVRGIDVFGGYWNDEKATAEAFDGEWFKTGDLGSLDEEGYLRVTGRKKEIIVTAGGKNVAPAALEDPIRANPLVGQVVVVGDQRPFIAALVTLDSEMLPTWLANNGQDAKLSLDQAAVNPAVLAEVQRAVDAANARVSRAESIRKFVILPTEFTEASGHLTPKMSIKRNVILDDFAATISSVYSAAPATEGISLR from the coding sequence GTGGAGCAGTTCGATTCCCCCCTCGTGGTCGCGCCGGATCCGCAGGCCAACACGACGGCGCTGCTGCTCGACCGCGTGCGGGAGACGCCCGACCGGGCGCTCTTCGCCCTCCCCGAGTCCGGCGGCTGGCGCGACGTCACCGCCCGCGAGTTCCTCGACCAGGTGACCGCGCTCGCGAAGGGACTCGTCGCGGCGGGCATCGAGCCCGGCGACAAGGTCGGCCTGATCTGCAAGACCCGCTACGAGTGGACGCTGATCGACTTCGCCGTGTGGTTCGCGGGCGGCGTGCTCGTGCCGGTCTACGAGACCTCCTCCCCCGCCCAGGTCCAGTGGAACCTCTTCGACTCCGGAGCGCGGGCCGTCATCGTCGAGACGGCGGACCACTTCGCCCGCTTCGACGAGGTCCGCCCGGATCTCCCGGACGTCCGGCTCGCCTGGCAGATCGGCCTGGGCGACCTCGACAAGCTGGCCGCGCGCGGGGTCGACGTGCCGGACGCCGAGATCGAGCGCCGCCGCTCGATCGCCACCGGCGCCGACATCGCGACGATCATCTACACCTCCGGCTCGACCGGCCGACCCAAGGGCTGCATCATCCGGCACTCCAACTTCGTCGAGCTCAGCCGCAACTCCGCGGTCGCGCTCACGGAGCTGATCCACCAGCCGGGCGCCTCGACGCTCCTCTTCATCACGACCGCGCACGTGTTCGCCCGCTTCATCGCGATCCTCTGCGTCCACGGCGGGGTCAAGGTCGGCCACCAGGCCGACACGAAGCAGCTGCTCCCCTCCCTCGGCTCCTTCAAGCCGACGTTCCTGCTGGCCGTGCCGCGGGTGTTCGAGAAGGTCTACAACTCGGCCGAGCAGAAGGCCGAGGCCGGCGGCAAGGGCAAGATCTTCCGGCGCGCGGCCGACGTCGCCGTCGCCCACTCGATCGCCGTCGAGGCCGGCTCGGTGCCGCTCGCGCTGAAGCTGCAGTTCCTGCTCTTCGACCGGCTCGTCTACTCGAAGCTGCGCACGGCGATGGGCGGCAACGTCCGCTTCGCCGTGTCCGGGTCGGCGCCGCTCGGCGACAGGCTGGGCCACTTCTTCCACAGCCTCGGCATCAAGATCCTCGAGGGCTACGGGCTCACCGAGACGACGGCGCCCGCGACGGTGAACCGGACCGAGCGGTTCAAGATCGGCTCCGTCGGCCCGGCGATGCCCGGCTGCTCCATCCGGATCGCCGCGGACGGCGAGATCCAGGTGCGCGGCATCGACGTCTTCGGCGGCTACTGGAACGACGAGAAGGCGACGGCCGAGGCCTTCGACGGCGAGTGGTTCAAGACCGGCGACCTGGGCTCGCTCGACGAGGAGGGCTACCTCCGCGTTACCGGGCGCAAGAAGGAGATCATCGTCACCGCGGGCGGCAAGAACGTCGCGCCGGCCGCGCTCGAGGACCCGATCCGCGCCAACCCGCTCGTCGGCCAGGTCGTCGTCGTCGGCGACCAGCGCCCGTTCATCGCGGCGCTGGTGACCCTCGACTCCGAGATGCTGCCGACCTGGCTCGCGAACAACGGCCAGGACGCGAAGCTCTCGCTCGATCAGGCGGCCGTGAACCCGGCCGTCCTCGCCGAGGTGCAGCGCGCCGTCGACGCCGCGAACGCCCGCGTCTCGCGCGCCGAGTCCATCCGCAAGTTCGTGATCCTGCCCACCGAGTTCACCGAGGCGAGCGGCCACCTCACCCCGAAGATGAGCATCAAGCGGAACGTCATCCTCGACGACTTCGCCGCGACCATCAGCAGCGTCTACAGCGCCGCCCCGGCCACGGAGGGCATCAGCCTCCGCTGA
- a CDS encoding MerR family transcriptional regulator, with protein MREVSRDVSGQRDLVLFTDGLPDLDADAGYRGAVAARAAGITYRQLDYWARTELVEPTVRGASGSGTQRLYGFRDILVLKLVKRLLDTGISLQQIRTAVNQLRESGVDDLAQTTLMSDGASVYLCTSNDEVIDLLSRGQGVFGIAVGKVLREVETSLVELDHQSVDPSDELARRRASRKVG; from the coding sequence ATGAGAGAAGTCAGCCGCGACGTCAGCGGCCAGCGCGACCTCGTCCTCTTCACCGACGGACTGCCCGACCTCGACGCCGACGCGGGCTACCGCGGAGCCGTCGCAGCGCGAGCCGCGGGCATCACCTACCGCCAGCTCGACTACTGGGCCCGCACCGAGCTCGTCGAGCCCACCGTGCGCGGCGCCTCCGGCTCCGGCACTCAGCGCCTCTACGGCTTCCGCGACATCCTCGTGCTGAAGCTCGTCAAGCGCCTCCTCGACACCGGCATCTCCCTCCAGCAGATCCGCACCGCCGTGAACCAGCTCCGCGAGTCCGGCGTCGACGACCTCGCACAGACCACGCTGATGAGCGACGGCGCGAGCGTCTACCTCTGCACCTCGAACGACGAGGTCATCGACCTCCTCAGCCGCGGCCAGGGCGTCTTCGGCATCGCCGTCGGCAAGGTCCTCCGCGAGGTCGAGACCAGCCTCGTCGAGCTCGACCACCAGTCCGTCGACCCCTCCGACGAGCTCGCCCGCCGCCGCGCCTCCCGCAAGGTCGGCTGA
- a CDS encoding lysophospholipid acyltransferase family protein — protein sequence MFYWFMKHIVAGPLLKTIFRPWVVGADRVPATGGVILASNHLSFIDSVFLPLVIERNMVFLAKSDYFTGKGLKGWATKLFFTATGMLPIDRSGGKASEASLNTGLRVLAGGEALGIYPEGTRSPDGRMYRGRTGVARMVLEARVPVVPVAMIDTARIMPIGSRLPKLGRIGIVFGEPLDFSRFEGMEGDRFILRSITDEIMYELLALSGQEYLDVYATSVKEKRAALLR from the coding sequence TTGTTCTACTGGTTCATGAAGCACATCGTCGCGGGGCCCCTGCTCAAGACGATCTTCCGGCCCTGGGTGGTCGGCGCCGACCGCGTCCCGGCCACCGGCGGCGTCATCCTGGCGAGCAACCACCTCTCCTTCATCGACTCGGTGTTCCTCCCGCTGGTGATCGAGCGCAACATGGTCTTCCTCGCCAAGAGCGACTACTTCACCGGGAAGGGCCTGAAGGGCTGGGCGACGAAGCTCTTCTTCACCGCCACCGGCATGCTGCCGATCGACCGCTCCGGCGGCAAGGCGTCCGAGGCCTCGCTGAACACGGGGCTCCGCGTCCTGGCCGGCGGTGAGGCGCTCGGCATCTATCCCGAGGGCACCCGCAGCCCCGACGGACGGATGTACCGCGGCCGCACCGGCGTCGCGCGGATGGTCCTCGAGGCGCGGGTGCCCGTCGTCCCGGTGGCGATGATCGACACCGCACGGATCATGCCGATCGGCAGCCGGCTCCCGAAGCTCGGGCGCATCGGCATCGTCTTCGGCGAGCCGCTCGACTTCAGCCGCTTCGAGGGCATGGAGGGCGACCGCTTCATCCTCCGCTCGATCACCGACGAGATCATGTACGAGCTGCTGGCACTGAGCGGCCAGGAGTACCTCGACGTCTACGCGACCTCGGTCAAGGAGAAGCGCGCGGCCCTGCTGCGCTGA
- a CDS encoding MinD/ParA family ATP-binding protein, producing the protein MDERNDDQPDLDTGPTPRTALDAARDSEQYAPRASDTAPTRIPDGIRLESPAPARRRSSAPAPVEDPTIDVGRLGIPDAPGAVRPVSAGIASRDEVSVLPEDAGERPRGRGEQRPAAPVPEIEHEPDAAVAADPAPGVTRRDRLRAESGTGGSSSAPESASMLTPDRLLEVNRKTRPAPTGGWNRFVYGLTFHTVNLGDSAKVQAWKAMDERIGRQFEGGTRFVPVMTRKGGVGKTTVTTLLGMALADSREDRIIAVDANPDRGTLAERVPKQTRSTVRDVVNRASGVTGFTEFSTMVSRDETRLDVLASDTDPQLSEAFDEDDYNVVADLVERFYSIMLTDCGTGIVHSVMRATLQRADSVVIVSGGSVDEARLASETLTWLDANGYGDLVRNAVVALNTATQGTSLVKLEEIESHFRSRVRDIVRIPYDPVLAAGSVVKWEQLRPATQEAARLLAALVVEGIPVRRA; encoded by the coding sequence ATGGATGAGCGCAACGACGACCAGCCCGATCTCGACACCGGCCCGACTCCGCGGACGGCGCTCGACGCGGCGCGGGACTCCGAGCAGTACGCCCCGCGTGCGAGCGACACCGCTCCGACCCGCATCCCCGACGGCATCCGGCTGGAGTCCCCGGCTCCTGCGCGCCGTCGGTCGAGCGCTCCGGCACCCGTGGAGGACCCGACGATCGACGTCGGACGCCTCGGCATCCCGGACGCACCGGGCGCCGTCCGTCCCGTCTCGGCCGGCATCGCCTCGCGCGACGAGGTGTCGGTGCTCCCCGAGGACGCGGGCGAGCGGCCGCGCGGTCGCGGCGAGCAGCGTCCTGCCGCCCCCGTCCCGGAGATCGAGCACGAGCCCGACGCTGCTGTCGCTGCTGATCCGGCTCCCGGCGTCACCCGGCGCGACCGCCTCCGCGCCGAGTCCGGCACCGGCGGGTCGTCCTCCGCGCCCGAGTCCGCGTCGATGCTGACGCCCGACCGGCTCCTCGAGGTCAACCGCAAGACCCGGCCCGCGCCGACCGGCGGCTGGAACCGCTTCGTCTACGGCCTCACCTTCCACACCGTCAACCTCGGCGACTCCGCGAAGGTCCAGGCGTGGAAGGCGATGGACGAGCGGATCGGCCGCCAGTTCGAGGGCGGCACCCGCTTCGTCCCGGTGATGACCCGCAAGGGCGGCGTCGGCAAGACGACCGTCACGACCCTGCTCGGGATGGCTCTCGCCGACTCGCGCGAGGACCGCATCATCGCGGTCGACGCCAACCCCGACCGCGGCACCCTGGCCGAGCGCGTCCCCAAGCAGACCCGCTCGACCGTCCGCGACGTCGTCAACCGTGCCTCCGGTGTGACCGGGTTCACCGAGTTCTCGACGATGGTCTCGCGCGACGAGACCCGGCTCGACGTGCTCGCCTCGGACACCGACCCGCAGCTCTCCGAGGCCTTCGACGAGGACGACTACAACGTCGTCGCCGACCTCGTCGAGCGCTTCTACTCGATCATGCTCACCGACTGCGGCACCGGCATCGTGCACTCCGTGATGCGCGCGACGCTGCAGCGCGCGGACAGCGTCGTGATCGTCTCCGGCGGCAGCGTCGACGAGGCGCGCCTGGCCTCCGAGACCCTGACCTGGCTCGACGCCAACGGCTACGGCGATCTCGTCCGGAACGCCGTCGTCGCGCTGAACACCGCGACGCAGGGCACCAGCCTGGTGAAGCTCGAGGAGATCGAGTCGCACTTCCGCTCGCGCGTGCGCGACATCGTCCGCATCCCGTACGACCCGGTGCTCGCCGCCGGCTCGGTCGTCAAGTGGGAGCAGCTGCGTCCGGCGACCCAGGAGGCGGCGCGCCTGCTCGCCGCGCTCGTCGTCGAGGGCATCCCGGTCCGTCGTGCCTGA
- a CDS encoding PASTA domain-containing protein, producing MAEPATALLFDEAVTGHTSVIEGSPAELEQRDDDDAVARLATKRRTRRRRGVLLTVIVLLLALIGGGTAWWYGEGPGAIVNVPDVVSRSQDEATAALVSQGFEVSPQQANDLTVPAGTVLSTDPPGGQGLHKGEVVTLVVSSGPRQIEVPALAGVSEEEATAAIQAAPFTVGEVTRVFDADVPAGVVVSASLPDGGELPATMSETSTIAMTVSLGAIPNVVGLTVDEATAAAKDAGLALDREREDWSDTVAAGVVLTQINPEAPATTGDTVSVVVSKGPQPVAVPNVVGMSRDQAKAALSAVDLKWSYGLTTPLIDQVPDEVTKVTNQSDKEGALVQRGTTVQLSITITI from the coding sequence GTGGCGGAGCCCGCCACCGCGCTGCTGTTCGACGAGGCGGTGACCGGGCACACCTCGGTGATCGAGGGCTCGCCGGCGGAGCTCGAGCAGCGCGACGACGACGACGCGGTGGCCCGGCTCGCGACGAAGCGCCGCACCCGGCGCCGCCGCGGCGTGCTGCTGACGGTGATCGTGCTGCTGCTCGCGCTGATCGGCGGGGGCACCGCGTGGTGGTACGGCGAGGGCCCGGGCGCGATCGTGAACGTGCCGGACGTGGTGAGCCGGTCGCAGGACGAGGCGACGGCCGCGCTCGTGAGCCAGGGCTTCGAGGTGTCACCGCAGCAGGCGAACGACCTGACCGTGCCCGCCGGCACGGTGCTCAGCACCGACCCGCCCGGCGGCCAGGGGCTGCACAAGGGCGAGGTCGTGACGCTGGTCGTCTCCAGCGGCCCTCGTCAGATCGAGGTGCCCGCTCTGGCCGGTGTCTCCGAGGAGGAGGCGACGGCCGCGATCCAGGCCGCGCCGTTCACCGTGGGCGAGGTGACGCGGGTCTTCGACGCCGACGTCCCCGCGGGCGTCGTCGTCTCGGCGTCGCTGCCCGACGGCGGCGAGCTGCCCGCGACGATGTCCGAGACGAGCACGATCGCGATGACGGTCAGCCTCGGGGCGATCCCCAACGTCGTCGGCCTGACCGTCGACGAGGCGACCGCCGCGGCGAAGGACGCCGGGCTCGCCCTCGACCGCGAGCGCGAGGACTGGAGCGACACGGTCGCCGCCGGCGTCGTCCTCACCCAGATCAACCCGGAGGCGCCCGCGACCACCGGCGACACCGTCTCCGTCGTCGTCTCCAAGGGCCCGCAGCCGGTCGCCGTCCCCAACGTCGTCGGCATGTCCCGCGACCAGGCCAAGGCCGCGCTCAGCGCCGTCGATCTGAAGTGGAGCTACGGCCTGACGACCCCGCTGATCGACCAGGTGCCGGACGAGGTGACGAAGGTGACCAACCAGTCCGACAAGGAGGGCGCCCTCGTGCAGCGAGGCACCACGGTCCAGCTCTCGATCACGATCACGATCTGA
- the def gene encoding peptide deformylase, with amino-acid sequence MTERQIRIFGDPVLKTVSAPIETVDDGIRGLVEDLVDSVRTPGRAGVAAPQIGVNLRAFSYNVDGVVGYILNPEIVELSGEPEPVDEGCLSVPNLWYPAIRYPHAKVRGTDLDGNEVVLEGDGLMAQALQHECDHLDGRLYLDRLSKDDRRAAMKEVRESSWF; translated from the coding sequence ATGACCGAACGCCAGATCCGGATCTTCGGCGATCCCGTCCTGAAGACGGTGTCCGCCCCGATCGAGACCGTCGACGACGGGATCCGCGGTCTGGTCGAGGACCTCGTCGACAGCGTGCGCACCCCCGGCCGCGCCGGCGTCGCCGCCCCGCAGATCGGCGTCAACCTCCGCGCCTTCAGCTACAACGTCGACGGCGTCGTCGGCTACATCCTCAACCCCGAGATCGTCGAGCTCAGCGGCGAGCCGGAGCCCGTCGACGAGGGCTGCCTCTCCGTCCCCAACCTCTGGTACCCCGCGATCCGCTACCCGCACGCCAAGGTCCGCGGCACCGACCTCGACGGCAACGAGGTCGTCCTCGAGGGCGACGGCCTGATGGCCCAGGCCCTCCAGCACGAGTGCGACCACCTCGACGGCCGCCTCTACCTCGACCGCCTCTCCAAGGACGACCGCCGAGCCGCCATGAAGGAAGTCCGCGAGAGCTCCTGGTTCTGA
- a CDS encoding ParA family protein yields the protein MHVLSVSSLKGGVGKTTVTLGLASAAFSKGLRTLVVDLDPQSDVSTGMDINVAGHLNIADVLTSPKEKIVRSAIAPSGWTKERQGTIDVLIGSPSAINFDGPHPSIRDIWKLEEALASVEADYDLVLIDCAPSLNALTRTAWAASDRVAVVTEPGLFSVAAADRALRAIEEIRRGLSPRLQPLGIIVNRARVQSLEHQFRIKELRDMFGPLVLSPQLPERTSLQQAQGAAKPVHVWPGESAQEMAHNFDLLLDRVIRTGRIGEQAVPAATS from the coding sequence ATGCATGTACTCAGCGTGAGCTCCCTCAAGGGCGGCGTCGGCAAGACCACCGTGACGCTCGGCCTTGCATCCGCGGCGTTCTCGAAGGGCCTGCGAACGCTGGTCGTCGACCTCGACCCGCAGTCCGACGTCTCCACCGGCATGGACATCAACGTCGCCGGTCACCTCAACATCGCCGACGTCCTCACGTCGCCCAAGGAGAAGATCGTCCGCTCGGCGATCGCGCCCTCCGGCTGGACGAAGGAGCGCCAGGGCACGATCGACGTCCTGATCGGCAGCCCGTCCGCGATCAACTTCGACGGTCCGCACCCCAGCATCCGCGACATCTGGAAGCTCGAGGAGGCGCTCGCGAGCGTCGAGGCCGACTACGACCTCGTCCTGATCGACTGCGCGCCCTCGCTCAACGCCCTCACCCGCACGGCCTGGGCCGCGAGCGACCGGGTCGCCGTGGTCACCGAGCCGGGCCTGTTCTCGGTCGCCGCCGCCGACCGCGCGCTGCGCGCGATCGAGGAGATCCGCCGCGGTCTCAGCCCGCGCCTGCAGCCGCTCGGCATCATCGTCAACCGCGCGCGCGTGCAGTCGCTCGAGCACCAGTTCCGGATCAAGGAGCTGCGCGACATGTTCGGCCCGCTGGTCCTCAGCCCGCAGCTGCCCGAGCGCACCTCGCTCCAGCAGGCGCAGGGCGCCGCGAAGCCGGTGCACGTCTGGCCGGGCGAGAGCGCGCAGGAGATGGCGCACAACTTCGACCTGCTGCTCGACCGCGTCATCCGCACCGGTCGCATCGGCGAGCAGGCGGTTCCGGCGGCGACGAGCTAG
- a CDS encoding class II 3-deoxy-7-phosphoheptulonate synthase — protein MVAGLDYWRELEVKQQPNWPDAAAVAAASAEVAALPPLVFAGEVDQLRERLGAAARGEAFLLQGGDCAETFAGATADQIRNRVKTVLQMAVVLTYGASMPVIKMGRMAGQFAKPRSSDLETRGDVTLPAYRGDIVNGYDFTPESRTADPRRIVQGYHTAASTLNLIRAFTQGGFADLRLVHYWNKGFTENPQNQRYEQLAREIDRAVKFMVACGADFEGMKRTEFYTGHEGLLMDYERPMTRIDSRTGTPYNTSSHFIWIGERTRELDGAHVDFLSRVRNPIGVKLGPSTTPETMLELIDKLDPDREPGRLTFITRMGAGRIRDALPPLLEAVKASDALPLWVTDPMHGNGLTTPTGYKTRRFDDVVDEVKGFFEAHRAAGTHPGGIHVELTGDDVTECLGGSEHIDEATLATRYESVCDPRLNHMQSLELAFLVAEELRER, from the coding sequence GTGGTCGCCGGCCTGGACTACTGGCGTGAGCTCGAGGTCAAGCAGCAGCCGAACTGGCCGGACGCCGCCGCGGTCGCCGCCGCGTCCGCCGAGGTCGCCGCGCTGCCGCCGCTCGTCTTCGCCGGCGAGGTCGACCAGCTGCGCGAGCGCCTGGGTGCCGCGGCCCGCGGCGAGGCCTTCCTGCTGCAAGGCGGCGACTGCGCCGAGACCTTCGCCGGAGCGACGGCCGACCAGATCCGCAACCGGGTGAAGACCGTGCTGCAGATGGCCGTCGTGCTCACCTACGGCGCGAGCATGCCCGTCATCAAGATGGGCCGCATGGCGGGCCAGTTCGCCAAGCCCCGCTCGAGCGACCTCGAGACCCGCGGCGACGTGACGCTGCCCGCCTACCGCGGCGACATCGTCAACGGCTACGACTTCACTCCGGAGTCGCGGACCGCCGACCCGCGCCGCATCGTGCAGGGCTACCACACGGCCGCCTCGACGCTGAACCTCATCCGCGCCTTCACCCAGGGCGGCTTCGCCGACCTTCGCCTCGTGCACTACTGGAACAAGGGCTTCACCGAGAACCCGCAGAACCAGCGCTACGAGCAGCTCGCCCGCGAGATCGACCGCGCGGTGAAGTTCATGGTGGCCTGCGGCGCGGACTTCGAGGGCATGAAGCGCACGGAGTTCTACACCGGCCACGAGGGCCTGCTGATGGACTACGAGCGCCCGATGACGCGGATCGACTCGCGCACCGGCACGCCGTACAACACCTCCAGCCACTTCATCTGGATCGGCGAGCGCACCCGCGAGCTCGACGGCGCGCACGTCGACTTCCTCTCGCGCGTCCGCAACCCGATCGGCGTCAAGCTCGGCCCGTCGACGACGCCCGAGACGATGCTCGAGCTGATCGACAAGCTCGACCCGGACCGCGAGCCCGGCCGCCTCACCTTCATCACGCGGATGGGTGCCGGCAGGATCCGCGACGCCCTGCCGCCGCTGCTCGAGGCGGTCAAGGCGAGCGACGCGCTGCCGCTGTGGGTCACCGACCCGATGCACGGCAACGGACTGACGACGCCCACCGGCTACAAGACCCGTCGCTTCGACGACGTGGTCGACGAGGTCAAGGGCTTCTTCGAGGCGCACCGCGCCGCGGGGACGCACCCGGGCGGCATCCACGTCGAGCTCACCGGCGACGACGTCACCGAGTGCCTCGGCGGCTCGGAGCACATCGACGAGGCGACCCTCGCGACGCGCTACGAGTCGGTCTGCGACCCGCGCCTCAACCACATGCAGTCCCTCGAGCTGGCCTTCCTCGTCGCCGAGGAGCTGCGCGAGCGCTGA
- a CDS encoding mycothione reductase, whose protein sequence is MPDAVLQGAVAVDSTETLAFDLIVLGAGSGNSIVGPEWAGSRVAILDDGEWFGGTCLNAGCIPTKMFVHVADIVTDVDQGDRVGVHSRVARPEWAEVRDRVFGRTDAISAGGLDYRANRSENVTVLRESFGFESLGDGDRPHVLVSASGVRISAPQVVVAAGSRPRPLLAAYEPDPRIHDSDSIMRIDELPARMLVLGGGAVAVEFAHIFSAFGTAVTVAVRGDRLLRSLDEGIARGFTALARERWDVRTGVSAESVEATPTGLVTTFDDGSRVETDTILVATGRDPNSDTIAAASVGIDLHPDGRVVVDDEQRVLSGGRVVPGLFALGDVSSEWQLKHVANHEARLVAHNLLHPGEMLSNTLAPVPGAIFAHPQIAHFGLTEKEAGERGIDVVAVTQEFGSTAYGWAMEDDSSICTLVVGLDGELLGAHLMGPQASILIQPLVQAASAGVGIRGLARSQYWPHPAASEVVENALLSAEEALRERTA, encoded by the coding sequence GTGCCTGACGCGGTTCTGCAGGGCGCCGTGGCGGTCGACTCCACGGAGACCCTCGCATTCGATCTGATCGTGCTCGGCGCCGGCTCCGGCAACTCGATCGTCGGCCCCGAGTGGGCCGGCTCCCGCGTCGCGATCCTCGACGACGGCGAGTGGTTCGGCGGCACCTGCCTCAACGCCGGCTGCATCCCGACCAAGATGTTCGTGCACGTCGCCGACATCGTGACCGACGTCGACCAGGGCGACCGGGTCGGCGTGCACAGCCGCGTCGCCCGACCCGAGTGGGCCGAGGTGCGCGACCGCGTGTTCGGTCGCACCGACGCCATCAGCGCCGGCGGCCTCGACTACCGGGCGAACCGCTCCGAGAACGTCACCGTGCTGCGCGAGAGCTTCGGCTTCGAGTCGCTCGGCGACGGCGACCGGCCGCACGTGCTGGTCAGCGCGAGCGGGGTCCGGATCAGCGCACCGCAGGTGGTCGTCGCCGCGGGCTCGCGTCCGCGTCCGCTCCTCGCGGCCTACGAGCCCGATCCGCGGATCCACGACTCCGACTCGATCATGCGGATCGACGAGCTCCCCGCACGGATGCTCGTCCTCGGCGGCGGTGCGGTGGCCGTCGAGTTCGCCCACATCTTCTCGGCCTTCGGCACCGCGGTGACGGTGGCCGTCCGCGGTGACCGTCTGCTCCGCTCGCTCGACGAGGGCATCGCCCGCGGCTTCACAGCGCTGGCACGCGAGCGCTGGGACGTCCGCACCGGCGTCTCCGCCGAGAGCGTCGAGGCGACTCCGACCGGACTCGTCACGACCTTCGACGACGGCTCCCGCGTCGAGACCGACACGATCCTCGTCGCCACCGGGCGCGACCCGAACAGCGACACCATCGCCGCGGCCTCCGTCGGGATCGACCTGCACCCGGACGGCCGTGTCGTCGTCGACGACGAGCAGCGGGTCCTCTCCGGCGGACGCGTCGTGCCCGGGCTCTTCGCCCTCGGCGACGTCTCCTCGGAGTGGCAGCTCAAGCACGTCGCCAACCACGAGGCGCGGCTCGTCGCGCACAACCTCCTGCACCCGGGCGAGATGCTCTCGAACACCCTCGCCCCCGTGCCCGGCGCGATCTTCGCGCACCCGCAGATCGCGCACTTCGGCCTCACCGAGAAGGAGGCGGGGGAGCGCGGCATCGACGTCGTCGCCGTCACCCAGGAGTTCGGCTCCACCGCCTACGGCTGGGCGATGGAGGACGACTCGAGCATCTGCACCCTCGTCGTCGGACTCGACGGCGAGCTGCTCGGCGCGCACCTGATGGGCCCGCAGGCGAGTATCCTCATTCAGCCGCTCGTCCAGGCCGCCAGCGCGGGGGTCGGGATCCGCGGTCTCGCCCGCAGCCAGTACTGGCCGCACCCCGCGGCGAGCGAAGTCGTCGAGAACGCCCTCCTCTCCGCCGAGGAGGCACTGAGGGAGCGCACCGCATGA